The Stigmatella ashevillena genomic sequence CTTCTGATGGATGAGCGGCGCGCAGAGTACGGACTTGGGCTGCCGCAGGGCAATGTTGGCGTCACTCGTGAACAGGCCTTCGCGCGCCGCGTCCCTCAACACCACGCTCTCGCGCGTCCTCGCCACGTAGTTCACGATCGCGGGAGAAAGTCCCTCACACTGTTCCACTGGCAGGGACTGTTTTCCCCGCACCGCGTGTTGGCCAGACACACCCTCCGCCTCCACCACCCAGCGCTCCCCTTCCTTCATGAGGAGGAAGCCGCAGCCTGCCCCGGCATTCTGGAGCATGAACTCCATGGCCCGCATGAGCAACTGGCCGAGGACGATCTCGCCGGAGAGCACCTGCGACATCTGAATAGCCGTTTTGAGGTCCAGTTCCACGGAGCTGGAAATGGCGGCCATCCCCTCACGCCGCGCCTGAGACCCAACCGTGGACAAGGCCTGGGCCATGAACTGGGGGTACTGGGCCTCCAGTGCCCGTACCTTCGAGTTGGCGCCCCAGGTGAGATAGCCGAACCGGGCATCCTGAAGATACGAATTCGCCAGGTTAGCGCGGCCCTGCGCCAGGTAAAACCCCGCTGCGCGCTCACAGGCGATGGCCGCGTCATGCATGTACTCGTTCTTACGCGCCGCCTGAATGGCCTCGTCATACAACCGGGCGGCCTCACCAGGGTTGTTCTCCCGCCGGGCAAGCTCCGCTTGGAGGAGCAGGTACTTGTGGCCTGTGTTCTGAGGACTGTGCAAGGCCCACCGCTTCAGCGTCCGCCGGGCCCGCTCCACTCTTTTGAGGTAGGACCTTCGCGCTTCACCCTGTGCGTCTGGCAACAACGAGAGCGCCGAGAGCCCGCAGTAGAACGCGTGGAAATGAACAAGGCTGGCGCTGGGTTCAAGCATGGCCTTGTAGAGGGGGCTTTCAAGCCGCGCTCCCAGCTCAAGGACTTCCTCGTGCCTACCGAACAGATAGCCCACTTGGAGCTGGAGCAGGTAGTGCAGTCCCCGCTCCATGTCCTCGGTGATGGTCCCGTCCGGTTCCAGTGAGTGCTCCCGGGAGCCGAGCACCTCGGGAGGCAGCCCTTGGAGCTCTCTCGCCCAGCGTTGCGCGATCAACGCCCCCTCCACCACTTTCACTGCATCGGCGCGCCGACCAAATTCGAGGTACCGCCGGGCCTCCCCGGCCGTTTCGGAGATGGGCGTATCGAGGAGGCCACAGAGCGTATAAAGCTTGAGGTTCATGCAGTACCCCAAGTGCACGAGGTTGCCCGCCTCCCGGCTGCTCTGCATGGCTTCATCCAGCAGTTCCACGTTGTTGCGGATGTGGGCGGCATACCCGTTGAAGTAGCACGCGAGAATGAAGAGCGTCCTGCACGTCACCGAGGCGTCATCGAACCGGCGGACCAGCGCCAAGGCGATCCTCCCATACTTCACCCCCGCCTTCGGGTCGCGAAAGGCCGAGCTGCTCAGCAAGCCATAGCAGGCATAGGCGAATGAAGAGGTCTCGGAGTTCCCGTAGCTCAGCGAGATGTCCATCATCTTGAGCACGAGCAGTTCCACAAGATTCTGGCGCTTGAGCACGAAGGCGGGAAACCAGAGGCTGCTCAGCAAATGCATCGCCTCTCGCATCTCGGGTGGAACCTGGCCGGGCCGGTTCAAAAGCTCCTCTGGGCTCTGGTTGCGCAGCTGCCACCGGACACGGGCGAGTTGCCAAAGGACCTCGGGCTGGCCTGGGTTGGCGGACAGTTGAATCCCCAGAAGTTGCAACGCGAGCACGCTGGTCTCCACCGCCTGCTCATACTTGGTCAGGTGAAGAAATTGCACGGTCCGGGCGATATAGATCCGCACCCGATGCAGGGCGGTGCGCTCCTTCTCTAGCAGTAGCTCGAAGCGCCGGTCCGCATCGTTGAAACGGGTCGTGAGGTACTCGCACTGCGCCAGTTCCAGGTGGATCGCGTAGGCAAGATCAGGGTGCTGTTCCCAAGCGGCTTCTCCAAGCAGGCGGGCCCCCACCATCAGGTAGTTCCGCGCGGACTCGTAGGCGCTGGCCGTCTTGGCCTTCCGGCCAGCAGCCAGGTTCAGCTCCGCCACCTGCCTTCTCTCCTCCTCGCTGGCAATCAGTTCCGCCCCCGCATTGAGATGGTTGGCCACCCCAAAAAGCTGCTCGTCCAGTCGACTCTGCGGCAGGTGCTGGCGCAGGAGCCTTCCAATGGTGAGGTGAACCTGTGCGCGGAGTGGCTCCTCGATCAGCAGGTAGGCTGCTTGCTGTACCCGGTCATGGAGGAACTCGTAGTGAATGGCAATGTCCTCTTCCCCCTGGTCTTCCTGTGCGGGAGACGGACCCTCCAGGAGCCTGTAGCTTGAGTCGAGTGGCAAAATCAGCCCTTCCTGGACAGCCTCCCAGAGGTCCTGTGCCGTCTCACGGGATGTGCGCTCATATGCAATGGCCAGGAGGGCGGAGTCGAACCTGTTACCGATACAGGCTGCCAACCTGAGCGCCGCCTGCGTCTGGGGCAGCAGCTTCTGCAGCTTGCCTACCAAAAGGTCGACGACGTTGTCGGTGATCTGAACCGCCCTCAGTTCATTCAAGTCCCATATCCACCCACCCCGCCGTCCTCCCAGCTCACCGTGGGAGTCACGATCGAACCGCAGCAGTCCGTCCTGGTGAAGCGTCTTGAGGAACTCAAGAACGAAGAAGGGATTGCCATGCGTCTTCTGATGAAGAAGCAGGGCCAGAGACCCCGTCTCCTCCTGCGTGCAGCTCAGGGCCTCGGCAAGCCATCGGGCGAGTTCCTGAGGGGAAAGCGGCGATAAGGGAAGGGACGTCACCTTCGTCTTGCGCTTCTGCACCTCTCCCACCATGTGCATGAGCGGATGCGGCGCATCTACCTCATTATCGCGGTAGGTCCCCAGCAGCAGCAGGTAGCGGATGTCTTCATTCGAGACGATGAATTGGAGCAGGTCGAGCGAAGCCAGGTCCGCCCACTGCAGGTCATCCAGGGCAATGACGAGCGGGTGCTCCTGCTTCGCGAAGACTTGGATGAAGCGTTGGACAGCCTGCCGGAACCGGTTCCGGGCCTCCACGGGTGCCAGCGGTGGCAAAGGCGGCTGGGGACCGATGATGATCACCACCTCGGGGAGGACATCGGCGAGGACCTCGGCCGAGGCCCCCAGCCCCTCCAAGAGCTGGGCCTTCCAAGAGACCAAGCGGGCTTCGCCCTCGGCCAGCAACTGCCGGATGAGCTGCTGGAAAGCTTGGAGCAAGGACTTGTAGGGGGGCCCCTCCTTGAACTGCTCGAACTTTCCAGAGATGAAGTAGCCGTACCGGCGGACGACGGGCTTGTGCAGCTCGTTCATCAGGGATGACTTGCCGGTGCCCGAGTACCCAGAGACAAGAACCAACTCTTTGGCCCCCTCTCCAATCCGCTCGAAGGCGTCCAACAGCGCGCTCTGCTCGGTGCTCCGGCCATAGAGTCTTGGGGGCATCTGGAGCCGATCCGGGATGTCCTGCTCGCCCGGATGGAAGGCGCCAAGTTCGCCGGCCTGCAGCCACCGGGCCAAGCATGTCTCGAAATCGGCTCGCAGGCCGTGGGCGCTCTGGTAGCGCTCCTCAGCCGTCTTGGACAGCAGCTTCATCACCAGGCTGGAGAGCGGAAGCGGAATACCGCTTCTCAGCACATGCGGGGGCACGGGCTGCTGGGCGATGTGGCAGTGCACCAGTTCCATCGGATTGGTGGCCGTAAACGGCAGCCGCCCCGTCAGCACCTCGTAGAAGGTGACCCCCAGCGAGTAGAAGTCGGTCCGGTAATCCATCGCCCGGTTCATGCGCCCTGTCTGCTCTGGGGACATGTAGGCCAGCGTGCCTTCAATCAACGCAGGGGGCGCGGCGGCCTGGCTCTCCCGGGGCAACTGAGAGGCGATGCCCAGACCTGTCATCCGGACGTCCCCACTCTTGGGGTGAACCAGGATGTTGCCCGGATGAAGATCCTTGTGGATGACTCCCCGGGAGTGCATCTGCTCCAGAGTCCCCGCGAGCTGGACCGCCAGTTGGAGAAAAAACTCCAGCGCAATGCTCCCATGCCCAACCCACGCGCTCAGCGGCACGCCGCCGAAGTCCTCCAGGACCAGGACTGGCCGCCCGTGTTGCTGCACCCATCCGAGGGACTTCACCATCCCTGGCAGATGCAAGTACCGCGCAAGTTGGTACTCATGCTTGAGCAGGGAGATGTCCTGGATGGACGGATACTCCGCCGACGGCAGCTTGAGGAGCACAGGCTGTCCGTCCGCACTGCGGCGCCCCCGGTACGTGACCGTCCGCGTCCCCATCTGGAACACTTCGGTGACTTCGTAGCCCATCACGAGCTGCATGTTCATTCACATCCCGATAGATGAACCACTCCCCCATGGCTTCCCATCCCACGTGCCCTTCAGGGGTTCACCACCCTACTCGAAGGCACGGAAGCCGCTGTGCACCAGATGACTGCCGATCAGTGAAGCCTTTCATACCCCATGCCTCCCCCTCCAGGACAAGCAAGCGGTGAAGCATGGCGTTTGCGGTCCAGGCGCATTATGTCGAGCGCCGGGCCACACCCGTCCTTCTGCGCATCCCCCCGCAGGACAGCGGGTCGGCCGAGCACCCCTCTCTCAAGGATCCTTCATGGACTCGACGGAACTTCGCTCTCTCCAGGCACCCCTCAAGGACAAGTACCGCGCCGAGCCTGGTACGGCCCTGGTCACCCTCAAGGCCCAGGGCACGCTGGACAGCCAGTCCATCGCCTGCAAAGTCGAAACGGGCAAGGCCCTCGCAATCGCGGGGTTGCATCCGGCCACGGGCGGCTCGGGCGTCGAGCTCTGCTCGGGGGACATGCTGCTCGAGGCCCTCGTGGCCTGTGCC encodes the following:
- a CDS encoding trifunctional serine/threonine-protein kinase/ATP-binding protein/sensor histidine kinase, coding for MNMQLVMGYEVTEVFQMGTRTVTYRGRRSADGQPVLLKLPSAEYPSIQDISLLKHEYQLARYLHLPGMVKSLGWVQQHGRPVLVLEDFGGVPLSAWVGHGSIALEFFLQLAVQLAGTLEQMHSRGVIHKDLHPGNILVHPKSGDVRMTGLGIASQLPRESQAAAPPALIEGTLAYMSPEQTGRMNRAMDYRTDFYSLGVTFYEVLTGRLPFTATNPMELVHCHIAQQPVPPHVLRSGIPLPLSSLVMKLLSKTAEERYQSAHGLRADFETCLARWLQAGELGAFHPGEQDIPDRLQMPPRLYGRSTEQSALLDAFERIGEGAKELVLVSGYSGTGKSSLMNELHKPVVRRYGYFISGKFEQFKEGPPYKSLLQAFQQLIRQLLAEGEARLVSWKAQLLEGLGASAEVLADVLPEVVIIIGPQPPLPPLAPVEARNRFRQAVQRFIQVFAKQEHPLVIALDDLQWADLASLDLLQFIVSNEDIRYLLLLGTYRDNEVDAPHPLMHMVGEVQKRKTKVTSLPLSPLSPQELARWLAEALSCTQEETGSLALLLHQKTHGNPFFVLEFLKTLHQDGLLRFDRDSHGELGGRRGGWIWDLNELRAVQITDNVVDLLVGKLQKLLPQTQAALRLAACIGNRFDSALLAIAYERTSRETAQDLWEAVQEGLILPLDSSYRLLEGPSPAQEDQGEEDIAIHYEFLHDRVQQAAYLLIEEPLRAQVHLTIGRLLRQHLPQSRLDEQLFGVANHLNAGAELIASEEERRQVAELNLAAGRKAKTASAYESARNYLMVGARLLGEAAWEQHPDLAYAIHLELAQCEYLTTRFNDADRRFELLLEKERTALHRVRIYIARTVQFLHLTKYEQAVETSVLALQLLGIQLSANPGQPEVLWQLARVRWQLRNQSPEELLNRPGQVPPEMREAMHLLSSLWFPAFVLKRQNLVELLVLKMMDISLSYGNSETSSFAYACYGLLSSSAFRDPKAGVKYGRIALALVRRFDDASVTCRTLFILACYFNGYAAHIRNNVELLDEAMQSSREAGNLVHLGYCMNLKLYTLCGLLDTPISETAGEARRYLEFGRRADAVKVVEGALIAQRWARELQGLPPEVLGSREHSLEPDGTITEDMERGLHYLLQLQVGYLFGRHEEVLELGARLESPLYKAMLEPSASLVHFHAFYCGLSALSLLPDAQGEARRSYLKRVERARRTLKRWALHSPQNTGHKYLLLQAELARRENNPGEAARLYDEAIQAARKNEYMHDAAIACERAAGFYLAQGRANLANSYLQDARFGYLTWGANSKVRALEAQYPQFMAQALSTVGSQARREGMAAISSSVELDLKTAIQMSQVLSGEIVLGQLLMRAMEFMLQNAGAGCGFLLMKEGERWVVEAEGVSGQHAVRGKQSLPVEQCEGLSPAIVNYVARTRESVVLRDAAREGLFTSDANIALRQPKSVLCAPLIHQKQLLGILYIENNLATDAFTPDRVEFLQLLSSQVAISIVNARLYERLEQKVEERTTELRKKNSELSVTLENLKQTQQILIHSEKMSSLGQLTAGIAHEIKNPINFVKNFAELSSEIVDETLAELQVNPERRVGEVMGSVAELLERLKGNTKGIVQHGSRANDIINGMLLHSRTAAGERMPTNLNALADQQVTLAYQGMQNKSLDGEVLVEKDFDPAIPKVEVVPQGIARVILNLVNNALYAASIHPRKLDKAGVTPRVRISTRALGRHVEIRVWDNGSGLPEKVRDRIFEPFFTTKPPGQGTGLGLSISHDIVVQGHGGTLRFETEEGRFTEFIVELPLSQNLALDESPGCG